The Epilithonimonas zeae genome contains the following window.
CTTCATCAACGTCTAAAAATTCATCATCGTTAAAAAAATTGGATTCATCTAAATCTGAATTTAGATTTTTATTGATAATATCATTAAAATCAGAAGTCTTATCCATTTTGGGTCAGCTTTAGGGTTTGTTTCCTGAAAATCTCTTGGTCCTTCCTGAATGTTACCGAAGCTTCTGCTTCCAGCATTCTCTTAGTTTTTTTATCAGTTCTGTAAAGTAATTCTATTTCGCCATCAGCTAATTCTTCGCTTTGATTATCAAATGATTGCCCTCGTAATATTTCCTGAAGGCCGAACATATCTTTTATAGTTCCGCTCAGTTTTGTCTCTACAATTTCAGTGCCTTCGTGATTGTATTTGGCAGACATTGAGCATTTTAAAAAGATTGAGTTCGGTAAAAAATAAAATTGTTCTGTCCAATTATTAGTTTTATGAAACCATTCCATTTTTGGAAACAGGAGTTGGTATAATAAGGATGATGTGAACAATTTTAATGCATAATCTTTTTTTTCCAAATTTTCTGAAAATCTATTGAAATAAGCTTTGTAGACATCGCCGACGAAAAACTCTTCAAGATCCTGTCGTTTTTCTTCAAATTTCTTTTTGAGCGTTTCAAATTCAAAAAAACCTGAGATTCTACCTTGTATAGGAATGGTTAAAGAAATAGGAGAGATACTTTCCATACAAGCTGAAGAAATTGAACTCATTTTATCATCGGGAGCAGAACCGTCTTTTAAAAAATCATATGTGCGAATATCAGCAATCTCAAATGGATAATTATTATCTTTTTTAGCTCTAAATCCAACATCAACTTTATATTCTATTTCGAAGTTTTTCTGGATTATTCCTGAATAGGATTCTTTTACTAAATAAGTATCAGCATAAAAATCTCTGGTAATACTGGATGGCGGTAATTCTCTTTCGAGTTCTGTTTTGAGTTGTGATGGACTTTTATATTGTTTTGGGATAATAATTTGTCTTACACCAACAAGATTATTAAACCAAAGTCGATCCATTTTATCACAATGGCTGTTGTGAAAATCCTTTAATTCATCACCTGTCATCCCGATCTTTACGCCTATTTTTTCTAAGGTATCACCAGATTGTATGTCATAAAGCAAAATGTTGTCATCCATAACTTTAGATTTTGCAAAACAGATTTCAATTTTAAATTTAGCTAATCATATTCCATTATTTCTGCTTCTTCAAATTATTTCAAAAATTGTAGTAATTCTACGATTCAAAATTTTCTGTAAAACTTATAATTTACCATTATTAAAGGTGTTAAAAGTGAAACTGATTGTTAAAAATTAAATTGTAAAATCATTAATTAAAGAATTGTTATTGTTTAATTAAAATAACCTTATGTTTTACATACATATCATTAATATTGAATTAATCTTATAAAATTTAACATTATGGCATCATTTTTACTGCGAATTAGTAAATAAAGGTTTTGTTCTTTAGAAAGTATAGAGTAAAATTTTTATTTGCGTTTATAAGCCTTGCAATAATTATTAAAATACAAAATATAAATCTTTATGAGTGTATTAGTAACTAACGAGACGATTAAAGAAGTTTTTCATATTGCCGAATCTGTAGCAAGAGAAAATTACAACAGCCAATGTGGAGCTTCCCATCTTTTACAAGCGCTTTTGCACAATAATTTTGGATTAAAAGATTTCCTTTTAAATATCGGCAAAGATCCAGGCTACATCTACGAGTGGGCAGAAGTTCGTATAGAAGAACTTCCTAAAACGGCACATCTTCCTGATGATATTTCTAAAGATGAAAAAGTTAATATCATTCTCGAGGAAGCAGATGATATCAGATTAAAATTAGGTTTAGACGAGATCTCTCCGCTTTGTTTGCTGGCTGCAATCTCAAAACCGAATGTAGCTTACAATGTTCAGGAACTAAAGTCTTTTCCACTCCGCGAACACGAGATTCTCAATTTTTTTCGGGGCGAGGACAAAAAAGTCAGTATTCAGGAAAATCATTTGACGGGAAATTCTATCCCAAATAAAAATTCATTTCCAGCTATAAACAGTTATTGTATTGATAAAACCCAACAAGCTAATCAAGGTAAGCTAGATAATATTATCGGTCGCGATAAAGAACTGAGAATGTTAATCGAAATTCTTTGCCGACGCACAAAACCGAATGTCATAATTGTAGGAGAGCCTGGCGTTGGAAAAACAGCTTTGCTGGAAGGTTTTGCAATAGAAATCAATAGTGGGAATGTTCCGGAAATGTTGAAAGAAGCGACTTTGCTGGAATTAGACACAGGATCATTACTGGCCGGAACTTCTTACAAAGGCGAAATCGAAGATCGTCTAAAGAAGGTGATTAACGAATGTAAGAATATCAACAAAGCGATTCTTTTCATTGATGAAATTCATTCTCTATTAGACAGTAAAGGAAGCGCTGGAAATGTCGCCAATCTTTTAAAACCTGAACTCGCAAGGGGCGAAATCACCGTGATTGGTGCGACTACGCAAGAAGAATACAGGAAAATCATAGAACCAGAAAGAGCTTTTGACAGAAGGTTTGAAGTTCTGAATGTTGAAGAGCCAGATGATATAACCTGTGTAAAAATGATTGATGTTCTTCTGGATGGTTACAAAAATCACCATAAAGTAGAAGTTGACAGAACTGCTTTGGCAGATTGTGTAAGTCTTGCAAAACGCTATTCTAAAGGAAAAAAACTTCCGGATTCTGCAATCGATTTGTTGGACAGAACAATGGCTTCCATCAAAATGCTGGATGAATTATCTGAAACCGAATTAAAATCCTGGAAAGAAAACTACGACAAAATCATTGCTGAAAGTGATGAGACAGATCCACTTTTGATTGATGAATTAATCTGGAATTACAATCTTCTTCAAAATAAATTGAGTCCAATCCTTTGGGGTTCACTTTCCGAGCAGCATACTTTGGAAACTTCGATGGATATTAGTCAGATTAAAAATATCATTAATTCAACATTCGAAGAATTAATACAATTAGCATCAATTAAAAGAGAAAAAGTAGGGAAGCTGGAACTGGCTGCTGTAATGGCTGCAAAAACTGGAATTCCGATTGGTAAAATCCAAGCCAAAGAAAAAGAAAAACTCCTGAATATGGAGGAAATGCTCATCAAAAGAGTAGTAGGACAAGATCACGCTTTGAAAATTCTTGCTGATGCCATCGTAGAAAACCGAAGCGGACTCAATAAACCGGGACAACCAATCGGATCATTTTTCTTATTAGGTCCAACCGGAACAGGAAAAACTGAATTAGCTAAATCTATCGCCGAATTACTTTTCAATGATGAAGCTGCGATGATTCGTTTTGATATGTCAGAATTCAAAGAAGAACATTCTGCAGCGTTATTGTACGGTGCGCCTCCGGGTTATGTCGGCTATGAAGAAGGAGGAATGCTGGTCAATAAAATCAGACAAAATCCTTATTCAGTTGTTCTTTTTGATGAGATAGAAAAAGCGCACACTTCTGTTTTTGATGTTTTTCTTCAGATTATGGACGAAGGAAAAATTCACGATAAACTAGGAAAAGAAGGTGATTTCAGTAATTCCTTAGTTCTATTTACTTCAAATATAGGAAGCGAGGAAATCGTAAAACATTTTGAGCAAAATGAAATTCCGACTTCTAAAAATCTGATGAAAATAATGATGGATTCCGGAAGATTCAGACCTGAATTTTTGGCCAGAATTACGGAGATTATTCCATTTGCGCCAATTAATGAAAATATGGCTGAGAAGATTTTCAGTATTCAGTTGAAGTCTTTGAGAAAAGCCTTAACCCGATTGGGAATTGATTTTAATATTAATGATGAAGCTATTAAAAATCTTGCTTTGAATGGATTCAGCAGCAAATATGGTGCGCGTCAAATCTCTGGTGTAATCAGAGCTCAATTAGCAAGACCAATTTCTAAAAAAATTGTAAGAGAAGAAGTAAAAGCAGGAGAAACCATCAATGTAAGCTGGAATCAGGAGAAGGAAGATCTGGATTGGGTAATTTCATGAAATAATCATTCAAAATATTAAGAATGAAATATTTAGTTTTATTTTTTGTCATCATAAATTCAACATATTCCGCACAGGGTTTAACGGCTTCCGATACTTCGGAACAAAGTGTGCGTCGTTATCAAAATGTGATCAAAAGCAATAAACAATTGGTGGATTTCATCGAGTATACTTTTGTCAAAAAAGGAATTCCGAGACATCTGAAAAACCTTGCTGTAATAGAATCTGGTTTGGATCATACACAAGTTTCCCACGCTGGTGCAAAAGGATTGTGGCAGTTTATGTCCGCTCACGCCAACGATTATGGTTTGACGGATGACAACAGATCAGATATGTACAAAAGCACCAAAACGGCTGCAATTTCTTTACAAAATCTTTACAGAAAATATGGAAATTGGGTAACGGTTGTGGCGGCTTACAATTGTGGCGAAGGTAATATCCAGAAGGCAATGAATAAAGCGGGTTCCAGAGCTTATACGGATTTTGCAGCTTATCTTCCGTTGGAAACTCAAAATCACGTCAAAAAATATCTTAATGCAGGTTATGCAACAGGAGAATTGGAACAGATTTTAAACGATTACAGAAACTTTGCTACAAGCAAAAAAGCATTAGCACCTTTTAATTCTAAGTACTCGAATTCTCAAGCCAGTTTAGCTGAAACTA
Protein-coding sequences here:
- a CDS encoding lytic transglycosylase domain-containing protein, which codes for MKYLVLFFVIINSTYSAQGLTASDTSEQSVRRYQNVIKSNKQLVDFIEYTFVKKGIPRHLKNLAVIESGLDHTQVSHAGAKGLWQFMSAHANDYGLTDDNRSDMYKSTKTAAISLQNLYRKYGNWVTVVAAYNCGEGNIQKAMNKAGSRAYTDFAAYLPLETQNHVKKYLNAGYATGELEQILNDYRNFATSKKALAPFNSKYSNSQASLAETKLNGAFDIDEIAEWLDINKEEILAWNPKLEKELNEKGESNFYLPKDLMVNFLMNKNEILKNSLNN
- a CDS encoding ATP-dependent Clp protease ATP-binding subunit, which gives rise to MSVLVTNETIKEVFHIAESVARENYNSQCGASHLLQALLHNNFGLKDFLLNIGKDPGYIYEWAEVRIEELPKTAHLPDDISKDEKVNIILEEADDIRLKLGLDEISPLCLLAAISKPNVAYNVQELKSFPLREHEILNFFRGEDKKVSIQENHLTGNSIPNKNSFPAINSYCIDKTQQANQGKLDNIIGRDKELRMLIEILCRRTKPNVIIVGEPGVGKTALLEGFAIEINSGNVPEMLKEATLLELDTGSLLAGTSYKGEIEDRLKKVINECKNINKAILFIDEIHSLLDSKGSAGNVANLLKPELARGEITVIGATTQEEYRKIIEPERAFDRRFEVLNVEEPDDITCVKMIDVLLDGYKNHHKVEVDRTALADCVSLAKRYSKGKKLPDSAIDLLDRTMASIKMLDELSETELKSWKENYDKIIAESDETDPLLIDELIWNYNLLQNKLSPILWGSLSEQHTLETSMDISQIKNIINSTFEELIQLASIKREKVGKLELAAVMAAKTGIPIGKIQAKEKEKLLNMEEMLIKRVVGQDHALKILADAIVENRSGLNKPGQPIGSFFLLGPTGTGKTELAKSIAELLFNDEAAMIRFDMSEFKEEHSAALLYGAPPGYVGYEEGGMLVNKIRQNPYSVVLFDEIEKAHTSVFDVFLQIMDEGKIHDKLGKEGDFSNSLVLFTSNIGSEEIVKHFEQNEIPTSKNLMKIMMDSGRFRPEFLARITEIIPFAPINENMAEKIFSIQLKSLRKALTRLGIDFNINDEAIKNLALNGFSSKYGARQISGVIRAQLARPISKKIVREEVKAGETINVSWNQEKEDLDWVIS